The Mercurialis annua linkage group LG7, ddMerAnnu1.2, whole genome shotgun sequence genome includes the window TGTTAGTATATCAAACATTCTTATTTCCTTTTTAAATCTtttcttagatttgtttcatatcatttcaattgtttcttttatttcaagtaattttatttgtgtgttcattttaataaatttcatgTAATTTTGGTGTCAGATATTGTCTGATAATAACACAGTTTTATTGTTTCAGATTACACCCACCCAGATCCTATTTCTATCTGTAACTCAAAAGATAGAATCTTTCTGCTGTTTCTGCATCTGGGCTCTTCAAAAGACAGAATCTTTCTGTGTTCTCTTAGTTCTAGCCAGGTAGTGATTTATGTGTATAACTGTGTTTGATTCACAGtattggattggatttgtttatatgGTTTGTAAGAGTAGTTGTCCTTTTAATGGACTAAACTGTGGTTTAGAAATAAGCACAACTGATTTTTGTAGGAGTTTTAATCATTGTATGTATAGAGATTGAGTTATGATTAAACAAATACTCGGTAGGCTTCCTCGGAAGCCGTCGAAATCATCGGATAATCGCGAATCTGGTGATTCGTCTCCGCCTTCTTCGGATACTTATACTAGTTCTAGGAGTAGTGATCTTGTGATTAATAGTCCTGTAAGTTTAAGCAATACGTCCGTTCCGGTGTTTGATACGTGTGTTTCGGGTTTAGGTTATAGTTATGGAAGTAACACTAACCAGATAGTAAACTCGGAACTGAATGGAGATTCAGGGGTTGCTTCTTACGAGGCTTTACCGGGGTTTAGGGATGTTCCCAGCTCGGAGAAGCAGAATTTGTTTATTAGAAAGGTGAACATGTGCTGTGTCATGTTTGATTTCACTAATCCAACTGAGCATTTGAAAGAAAAGGAAATCAAGCGGAAAACGTTGGTTGAGCTTGTGGATTATGTTGCTTCTGCAAATGGGAAATTTACGGAAACTGTCATGAAAGAAGCTATAAAGATGTTGTCAGTGAATTTGTTTAGGCCACTTATTCCGCAGCCCCGTGAGAATAAAGTTTTAGAAGCCTTTGATTTGGAGGAGGATGAACCTCTGATGGATCTAGCGTGGCCTCACTTGCAAATTGTTTATGAATTCTTTTTGAGATTTGTCGCATCTCCTGAGACAGATGCAAAGTTGGCTAAGAGGTATATTGATCATTCTTTTATTCTCAAGTTGTTAGATCTTTTTGACTCTGAGGATCCGAGGGAGAGGGAGTATCTTAAAACAGTTCTACACCGCGTCTATGGAAAATTTATGGTGCATCGTCCATTTATCCGGAAAGCTATCAATAACATCTTCTTCCGAT containing:
- the LOC126655233 gene encoding serine/threonine protein phosphatase 2A 57 kDa regulatory subunit B' theta isoform-like, whose amino-acid sequence is MIKQILGRLPRKPSKSSDNRESGDSSPPSSDTYTSSRSSDLVINSPVSLSNTSVPVFDTCVSGLGYSYGSNTNQIVNSELNGDSGVASYEALPGFRDVPSSEKQNLFIRKVNMCCVMFDFTNPTEHLKEKEIKRKTLVELVDYVASANGKFTETVMKEAIKMLSVNLFRPLIPQPRENKVLEAFDLEEDEPLMDLAWPHLQIVYEFFLRFVASPETDAKLAKRYIDHSFILKLLDLFDSEDPREREYLKTVLHRVYGKFMVHRPFIRKAINNIFFRFIFETEKHNGIPELLEVLGSIINGFAVPLKEEHKLFLIRALIPLHKPKCLPMYHQQLSFCITQFVEKDCRLADTVIRGLLKYWSITNSSKEVMLLSELEEVLEATQPAEFQRCMVPLFHQIARCLSSSHFQVAERALYLWNNDHIENLIRQNQKVILPVIFPALEKNGRNHWNQAVQTLTLSVRKISGDVDPELFEDCLKKFQDNEAKAEDVKMQHEATWKRLEEMAATKASNSDLEEVPCRSPDNQRKLPIASETFARENNNDTVGAGDIPDL